The following DNA comes from Triticum aestivum cultivar Chinese Spring chromosome 3D, IWGSC CS RefSeq v2.1, whole genome shotgun sequence.
CAATTCACGAATTTGTAGCTGGTGATAGATCTCATCCTATGAGCGAAGAAATCTATTCTAAATTGGACAAGGTACTCACGGATTTGAAGAACGATGGCTATGTACCTGATGTAACCGAGGTCTTTGTTCAAGTcacagaagaagaaaaacaaaaagttCTTTATTGGCACAGCGAAAAGTTGGCTGTCGCTTTTGCATTACTCGTATCAGAATCCAGCGTGACAATAAGGATCGTGAAAAACTTGAGGATGTGTTTGGACTGCCACAATGCAATTAAATTGATCACCAAGCTGTATGTGAGAGAGATTGTTGTGAGGGACAGGACACGCTTCCATCATTTTAGACATGGACTCTGCTCTTGTAAGGACTATTGGTAACTCATCATGCATCGATGATGTAAAACAAGGTAATATCAGTTGTCCTAAAGTCTGAGTGATCACTCAATGATTAACAAACATTTTTCATTTCAAATGATGCACTGGCTGCAAATCTGTACTTCAGAGGACGAAGTGATAATTAAGACAATATTCTCACACCAATGGAAGCCATATATGTTAAGTTCTCATTtgggatcatccccaaacatcttgATCTAATCTTCTCTGTTGCCGAATGATGATTGTTATATTGACAGTTTGGCAGAAGTTCGATGAAAAGAAAGGTGAGTTATAGCATGTCATGCAATCTGTATTCTTTTTGTTGGTTAGATACTAGTAAGTTACTCTGCTCCTCTGAGTAATTTGTTGTTCTTAGACTGTTATTTGAGAGAGGTTCCaattcaattcttatattttattaGTCCAAAGGAATTTGTCTGGTCTTCTTAATTTTCTTTCACCAACATGTGATACATGATTCACTGGCTCTGCAGAAAGTTTCAGTGGGGAAATTCTTTCAGTAACATTATTTAACTTCTGGCCTGAAGTTGATGATCATGGTGCAACAGCGTTCTGCCATTCACTTGGTAGCAAATCTGGGTGTCTGCTGAAGCTTTACTGTTTGGTGCTTAGTGAAACCAGGTTCGTTCTATTTCCACCAATCTGCAGCTTTCATATGTTCAATCCCGTTGCCTAGTTGGTAATTGAATTTGCAATGAACTCAAAACATTGACCTACTTTGATTGTAGACTATTTCACCATGCTTGTTCATAGTTGCTCAGTAAATCTTGAAAGTTGAAACATTTTATGAAACAGCCACTCTATTTAAAACACATTTATTTACACCATGGTATAAGTTATTCACACACCTTTGTGCCCACTGTTGTTAGATACtacctccgtatcaaaatataagactttTCTGCAGTTCAAATTGAAGTGCAAAAACGTCTTATActttggtacggagggagtaatacataCTTTTATCTGGAAAAATATATTTAGAAGGTTAAAGTGCATATTTAGCTGGAACGGGGCACCTGAAGTAATTGCTTTCCTCATTAATCTTGAGTTCGGCCCTCCTCAAACCTTTTTTTAGGATTAGTATGGGAGAGATCCTTGAAACTTAATGTTCGTCACACTACCCAGTCAAACATAAGCTTCTAATTTCTTGTGCGCTTTATGCTGGTTCTAATTCCTTCTTTTCTTTCGATTATTCACCTACCTCTTGCTTGCAGTCTCAGTTTTGATTTGTGTGcatacattttattttattttattttttggcctTTTCCAACTCTTATTAACTCTGATGAGCTAGTGGGAAACAAAGGGAAGGGAGAACATAACATCTGGAAAAACAGACTGTGTGTAACATTATGTTGACTGCCATGGAACCTGTGTAACAGTATGAATAATCGATATTGCTGTCAACTCATTTGGACCATGTCTATTCTCTAAACAATTAGGCCACCACCAGTGACCCTGATACAAGGTACTGGTTATTTGGAATTAAGTGACACCATGTGCATCAACCACATGCATTCATCTTGTTTCCCATTTCTTGAATCAGTAGCTTTATGTTGTTATATGAAGAACCTTCCTCATCGAAAGCCCTCCTTGCCTTAATGGCACATTCTTTTGCTCTCACCCGGAACTGCTCTTGAGCTTTCTCCTCATCCATCAGGGCGTACACTGCTCTCTCCACATCATTTCTTGTAACCATAGCCTCTTTATGTTCATGTCCCCACCGTGTAACTCCTTCCACTCCAACCTCCACCCCAATGTTCAGCACATCCACCACCAACTTCTCGTTTGAAAACTGCTCCGCGAAGTGTGGCCATGTGATCATGGGCACGCCTGCACAGATGCTCTCTATTGTTGAGTTCCACCCACAGTGTGTCATGAATCCTCCAATGGCTTGGTGCCACAGGATCATCACCTGTGGTGCCCAGCCCCTTATGATCATGCCTCTCTCTTTGACGGGTTCCTCGAAGCCGTCTGAGAGCCATTCCTCAACTTCTGGAAACTTATCTCCCGCTTTAATCACCCAAATGAATGGTTTCTTGGAGGCTTCAAGTCCCAGGCCGAGCTCAATAAGTTGCTGAGGTGCAGTGCAGGTGAGGCTGCCAAAGCTGACAAAGATCACCGAGCCTGGCTTCATTGAATCAAGCCACTGCAAGCAGTCTGCCTCATCTATTGGCGCCTTGTTTCCTCTTGCGGCGATTGTGTTGCTGTTTTGGTGGCAGAGGCACATTGGCCCGACCGTCCATACTTTCTTCCTTGTCACCTGCTCAAAGGATTCGATATGCAATGTCTCCAGCTCTTTGAAGCTGTTAAGGACCACGCCATTGCATCTCAGCTCCTCTTGATAGATCTTCTCACGAATTTGCTCCATACCTGGAATGGGAATGCCTCCAGGGCATTTAGCCTTTGCCAACTCCAGTGGTGTAGGGAACCCTGGGATCGTAATGAGCTCATTCTCATCTGTGATGTGTTTCAATAAGTTGTCGCGACAAATGATGTAACTGCAAGATGGTAATAGTTGTTAAAATCGCATAAAACTGCAGGCTTAAACGTCAACAAACTGCAATTGATCTGCAAAACTAAAGATAGTAATAGCAGTTATTTTGCCCGGTACAAAATTAACTACTCACGGGATTTCCCTCTTATGATTGTACCTGACAAGGGACGAGAAGCCACAGAAGCCACTAAAGTTGAGCCTCGGGATACCAAGCTCTCTTGCGACATCACCGGTCCACCAATGCATCGTGTCAGAAATGATGCAGCTCGGAGGCGGCAGCTGCTGCTCACGGAGGTGCGCCTTGAGCGGCTCCCGAAGCGCGGCGCATGCCTCCAAGAAGTTCGACAGCAGATCCTGCGATTGGATCATGTCGACGGTCTCGCACCCGTCCGGTAGGCCAAACTTGGCTGCCGGGAAATGGAGCTCCACGAGCCGGACCGCCAGGCCTGTCTCCTCCACGTGGGCGGCAAAGCTCGCCAACCTGGACGCGTTCACTGGCGTGGTGATGAAGGTGACCTGCGCGCCGTGCTCGGCCAGCAGGCTCGCCATGTCGGTCATGGGGATTATGTGACCCTGCGCCATCATCGGGACCAGCACGAAGTGCACCCTTGCGGAGCCGCTCTGGCCATCGCCGGACATGGCTGAAGAAGTTGGTGGAGTCAGTCAAGCTGGGAGGAAGCAACACTACCGCCCGGCAAGATGCATGCCACGATCTGTTGGAAGCAACGCAATGGGATGGTAACCGTGGTGTATAAATAGCATCTGGTCCTGGCGGAAAATGCTTTGGGCTGTATTTCTCGGTTATTTCGTATATTTGCTGTTATAAATGCTCAATCTGTCGTATAACACCGATGATTTGATCATATATTTGCTGTTATAAATGTTCAATCTTTCGTATAGCACCAATCTAtaactatatctatacctactaattcatatctatatctatatctatacaccTAATCTATACCTATctctataaataaataaat
Coding sequences within:
- the LOC123077574 gene encoding UDP-glycosyltransferase 73D1; protein product: MSGDGQSGSARVHFVLVPMMAQGHIIPMTDMASLLAEHGAQVTFITTPVNASRLASFAAHVEETGLAVRLVELHFPAAKFGLPDGCETVDMIQSQDLLSNFLEACAALREPLKAHLREQQLPPPSCIISDTMHWWTGDVARELGIPRLNFSGFCGFSSLVSYIICRDNLLKHITDENELITIPGFPTPLELAKAKCPGGIPIPGMEQIREKIYQEELRCNGVVLNSFKELETLHIESFEQVTRKKVWTVGPMCLCHQNSNTIAARGNKAPIDEADCLQWLDSMKPGSVIFVSFGSLTCTAPQQLIELGLGLEASKKPFIWVIKAGDKFPEVEEWLSDGFEEPVKERGMIIRGWAPQVMILWHQAIGGFMTHCGWNSTIESICAGVPMITWPHFAEQFSNEKLVVDVLNIGVEVGVEGVTRWGHEHKEAMVTRNDVERAVYALMDEEKAQEQFRVRAKECAIKARRAFDEEGSSYNNIKLLIQEMGNKMNACG